In Palaemon carinicauda isolate YSFRI2023 chromosome 14, ASM3689809v2, whole genome shotgun sequence, the following proteins share a genomic window:
- the LOC137652918 gene encoding putative CENPB DNA-binding domain-containing protein 1, which yields MGSKKLSFGIGCSSGEKRKKSMLSLELKQKIIEKYERVVRVCDMAKQYCRNVSTISTIIKQKAAIKAVQPLKGITIISKRRSPSLEEMERLLLVWIKCNEIFGDTITEKIVYDKASTIYCDLKEAGSGA from the coding sequence atgggttctaagaagcttagtttcggtataggttgtagtagtggtgagaaaaggaagaaatcaatgctttcattagaactgaagcaaaaaattatagaaaaatatgagcGCGTTGTGCGTGTGTGTGACATGGCTAAACAATATTGCCGGAATGTGTCTACAATCTCgacaatcatcaagcagaaggcagccattaaagcagtccaacccttgaaggggatcactattatttctaaacgtcgtagcccttctctggaagagatggaacgccttttgttggtATGGATAAAGTGCAACGAGAtttttggcgatacgatcactgaaaagATCGTTTATGATAAGGCCAgcactatctattgtgacttgaaggagGCGGGCTCTGGGGCATGA